One genomic window of Myxococcota bacterium includes the following:
- a CDS encoding RluA family pseudouridine synthase has protein sequence MDVERLLAPEESFGFVVGRHEDGLRLDRLLAARLPFASRTRVAGWIRAGRARVDGRVVERAGAVANAGQRVDVRIEKRPRDADAELDDLLALEPLARGEGWLAIEKPAGVPCHPAGNEVKRTLLTALSLGQARDAEPGGPWLPHRLDRETSGVLLVALRAEVQRALVRAFAAGAVARRYDARVRGDAGRHFPVSAPLLELRGRILRCGHRPPRFRVDPAGVSAHTRARLVAAGAEASALELEPVTGRQHQLRVHLADLGHPICGDPLYDPAAAPGSRMCLHARALELPAGVLGPASLRLATPAPAFA, from the coding sequence ATGGACGTAGAACGGCTGCTCGCACCCGAGGAGTCGTTCGGCTTCGTGGTGGGCCGGCACGAGGACGGCCTGCGGCTCGATCGCCTGCTCGCCGCCCGGCTGCCGTTCGCGTCGCGCACGCGGGTCGCGGGCTGGATCCGGGCCGGGCGCGCGCGCGTCGACGGCCGCGTGGTCGAGCGCGCGGGCGCTGTGGCCAACGCCGGCCAGCGCGTCGACGTGCGCATCGAGAAGCGCCCGCGCGACGCGGACGCGGAGCTCGACGACCTGCTCGCGCTCGAGCCGCTGGCGCGTGGCGAGGGCTGGCTCGCGATCGAGAAGCCGGCCGGCGTGCCCTGTCACCCGGCCGGGAACGAAGTGAAGCGCACGCTGCTCACGGCCCTTTCGCTGGGCCAGGCGCGCGACGCGGAGCCGGGCGGGCCGTGGCTGCCGCACCGGCTCGACCGCGAGACCTCGGGCGTGCTCTTGGTCGCGCTGCGCGCCGAGGTGCAGCGGGCGCTGGTGCGCGCGTTCGCGGCCGGCGCGGTCGCGCGCCGCTACGACGCGCGCGTGCGCGGCGACGCGGGTCGACACTTTCCGGTGTCGGCGCCGCTGCTCGAGCTGCGCGGCCGCATCCTGCGCTGCGGCCACCGGCCGCCGCGCTTCCGGGTCGACCCCGCGGGAGTCAGCGCGCACACGCGCGCGCGCCTGGTCGCGGCGGGCGCAGAGGCGAGCGCGCTCGAGCTCGAGCCCGTGACCGGCCGCCAGCACCAGCTGCGCGTGCACCTGGCCGACCTGGGACACCCGATCTGCGGTGACCCGCTGTACGACCCCGCCGCCGCGCCCGGCAGCCGGATGTGTCTCCACGCGCGCGCGCTCGAGCTGCCCGCGGGCGTCCTCGGCCCCGCGAGCTTGCGTCTGGCCACGCCCGCCCCGGCGTTCGCGTAG
- a CDS encoding VOC family protein: MGIKTTKDSIDLGIISVNGPAMLAFYRDVLGLAHQGDMPMPTGGLMHRLACGTSVIKLVVPDKPPASRAAPGGIGGGTGYRYWTISVSNLDDVVSAAQSAGHKIVIPRRKVRAGVEIAMLEDPDGNWVELLEQS, translated from the coding sequence ATGGGAATCAAGACCACCAAGGACTCGATCGACCTCGGCATCATCTCCGTGAACGGCCCCGCGATGCTCGCGTTCTACCGCGACGTGCTCGGGCTCGCGCACCAGGGCGACATGCCGATGCCCACCGGCGGACTCATGCACCGGCTGGCCTGCGGCACGAGCGTGATCAAGCTCGTGGTGCCCGACAAGCCGCCCGCGAGCCGCGCCGCGCCCGGCGGGATCGGCGGCGGCACCGGCTACCGCTACTGGACGATCAGTGTCTCGAACCTCGACGACGTGGTGTCCGCGGCGCAGAGCGCGGGTCACAAGATCGTGATTCCGCGCCGCAAGGTGCGCGCGGGCGTCGAGATCGCCATGCTCGAGGACCCCGACGGGAAC